Genomic segment of Gigantopelta aegis isolate Gae_Host chromosome 10, Gae_host_genome, whole genome shotgun sequence:
gaatgtcagtaatgtgggattgaatatcagtaatagGGCATTGCATGTCAATagtgtgggattgaatgtcagtaatgtgggattggatgtcagtaatgtgggattggatgttagtaatgtgggattgaatgtcagtaatgtcggattggatgtcagtaatgtcgGATTGAATGCCAGTAAAGTAAAACTGAATACCACTAAGCCGGTGAACGTCCTGACAGGCCAGATGAGGGTTTTATGTTGCAGCCACTCTTTCCTCCTGGTACTGGTGTGATTCCGTAtttgtttccatcagtatatatgacattgtgTTAAACGTATTTACTTCACCGTAGTAAGACACTTGGCTTAATAGTATGTGTgcgcatgtgtgtatgtgtttgtgtgtgtgtgtgtgtggtgtttgtgtgtgtgtgtttgtgtgtgtgtgtgtgtggtgtgtgtgtggtatatatatatatatatatatatatatatatatatatatttgtgtgtgtgtgtgtgtgtgtgtgtgtgtatgtatgtatgtgtgtatatgtgtatgtgtgtgtactgtctgtctgtctctctcgctctctctctgtgtgtatgtctctgtctctgtctctgtctctctctctccctctctctgtgtgtgtgtgtgtgtgtgtgtgtgtgtgtgtgtaatatatatgtgtttgtgtgtgtgtactatatatatatatgtgtgcgtgtgtgtgtgtgtaatatatatgtgtgtgtaatatgtgtgtgtgtgtgtgtgtgtgtgtgtgtgtaatatatgtgttgttgtgtgtgtgtgtgtgtgtggtgtatgtgtgtgtggtgcttgtgtgtgtgtgtgtggtgtttgtgtgtgtgtggtatatgtatatatatctctctgtatgtctctgtctctctgtctgtctctctctctctctctctctctgtctgtgtgtgtaatatatatatatgtgtgtgtatgtgtttgtgtgtgtgtgtgtgtaatatatgtgtgtgtgtgtgtaatatatatgtgtgtgtgtgtgtaatatgtgtctgtgtgtgtgtgtgtgtatgtgtgtgagtgtatgtgtgtgtgggtgtgtaatatatgtgtgtgtgtctgtgtgtatgtgtgcgtgcgtgtgcgtgtgtttgcgtgtatgggtgtgtgcgtgtgtatgtgtgcgtgtgtgtgcgtctgtgtgtgtgtatgtgtgtgtgtgttcatttattatgtatatattctagTCATGCTCCCCTCACCAAatatctaaataaaaataagactaGTTTTGACGTCCCCACCTCCTACCCCTCCACCCTCCACCCCGAATTCATCAACGATTCTTTTTCACCTTCCTGAAAATGTAAGCCTACCTAGCTAGATATTTAACTGGGTTTGCAAAACCATCATCAGTTTGGTGAATGCTTCTTCGTCTTTTACGAGCTCCATACAGATTGGATCAAATAAAACCGGCTATATTTGTGTGTTATTTATGTGAGTGGATCAAGCAATGAACAAACCTTCGATAGGAGAGAAATGAGCTGTATTACGCTGGGATTTGGCTTGCAGGTACTCATCTTAGCAAACGCCCGTTTGCCATGTCCCACACCTGCTCCTCCCCATCCATTAGTTTGTGCCCACTGCGCGTGACACACGCGGGGTCCCACCAGAGCACTCAGACATGCACATATGAGGATTGCACACCGCACCAACGTCACTGAAAGAAAGAGCAATGCTGGTTTAATGACGTCTCAACGCTCCCTTTAATCACAAACTATCGGCTGTAAAACATATGGGGACTGCTAATATTGGTCTACGGGACTAAGAAAGATAATCGCTGTCCTCTCCACACTTACATAAGCTACACTTTTGCACTGGTGTCAATCATGTGCCCAtggcaggcgtgcgctaaaactgcttgctctgaatgtgcacgttaaaccaacttcttctttttttgaatGTCAAAATGCTAAAATCATTAATGGTTTCAAATGTTAGGGTTCATCAAAAGGTGTGGTCTTTATACAGAGACGTGTTAAGAGGGAAGAATCTAGTTGACAATTTGATTGGTACCACCGTGTTTTATCaaaccacattaatttactattaaGGGTAAACACCGGTCTAGCGACAAATTCAACATGTGTGCACATTACATTCGTACGATACTGTATACAGTCAGTAAAATCTGTATATAACTGCCTcccccaaaagaaaaacaaaaaacaaaaaaaccctacaaaatGTTACCTTTGTAACGTTGTGGTCTTTGTATATAGATTAAAATACATTGCTTTTTGAAATGCCCGTTATAGATGAGTGGATGTTTGATAAAGGTATCTTTTTAGAGGTTCCACAATACAAACCAGGTTTGTCCACACGTACATCGTACATGTGCTATTGGTACGCGAGTGAATTTATCCAACAATGCATTTTTACAGTATAATATCGATTTGTTACTGCAGATTCAGACCACCAATTTGGtgctaataataaaacattctatAGGGGTTAACAATGAGGATTGACCCTGCGATCCGACTCAGCAAGGGACAGTATATCTGAGCTACGGGTATCGCTCCAGAAtgacaaccccacccccacccaaaaaaaaaagaaaaaaagaaaaaaagaaaaagaaaaaaaaaaaaagaaagaaagaaaaaaaagaagaaaaaagggagAATAATCGTCAAAGTTAATTATGACATTTGTGGTTGCGACGTTAACTTTGTTGGTGTAATATTTGCGGCAATCAACGTTACGACATTTGTGGTTGAGACTTTTGTGACATTTGTCATCGGTTGATTAGCACAATTATTGTGGAAATGAAATTACGACATGTGTCGTTGAAAAGACATTTATCAATATTGCGACATTTGTTGGGACTACATGCGTGCATTCGTCCTGTGATGTCTGATTACATTTTATAAGGTGGTTGTTTTTGTTCGTCCCGAATTGATACTAAAGGTCAATTTGGCAAAGTTTTGGTCTTCAAAGGGTAAGTAAAGTAAGAATCAAAACACAGTAATATagaatcggcctcggtggtgtcgtggttaagccatcggacataaggctggtaggaactgggttcgcatctcggtaccggctcccacccatagtatgtgtaacaccactacactgacttctctctcactaaccactgacaaactaaccactaatatttAACCCACTGTTatggacagacaggccagacAGATGAGTAGTGTGCGCAGGACAGggcgcttgaaccttaagttgatataagcacgaaaactaAGTATAAAGAAGAAATATAGAATAATATCCGGCTGGACAACGCAAAAGGATTAGGTACGGCCATACTACGATTTCTAAGCAATCAAGTGAAATAGAGTTTAGTATACTCGACACAATGCGCTATGGGCCAGTTGAGGTTTTAGCCAGTTTTTCCTAGTGTTATACAGCGCTAACAAGTTTTCATCACAAACGACTTCTAAACATTGCTTGTGTAAATTTGGGGCCAGTTAAAAACGCAGAAATATATTGTACCATATATAAagataaggaaggaaatgtttttatttaacgacgcactcaacacattttattttacagttatatagtgtcagtagagagagagagagagagagagagagagagagagagagagagagagagagagagagagagagagagagagagagagagagagagagagagagagagagagatatacagagatacagagagagacagagagagagagagagagagagagagagagagagagagagagagagagagagagagagagagagagagagagagagagagagagagagagagagatgccaTAGGTCCTTAATGAATTTTGTTgggtatattttaaacattcttTACATGACAATTCAACATAACGCAAACTAGGTTAACCATACTATGAATATTTATCAAGAACATCAGCCAGGTACTTAACAAAGGATAGAGGATGTTTATAAATACTAGATAACTagattttacattaaaaagacCACACCAAACGATCAAATGAACGCTAAGCTAGACAGACGTCAACAggatatatttcatttaaatattataaaggAAAGTGAAGACATAGCTTAAAGCTGATTGGAAACAAAAATCTTCCTTATACcgagggggcgagacgtagcctagcGGTAAAGCGttcccttgatg
This window contains:
- the LOC121384490 gene encoding uncharacterized protein LOC121384490, with the protein product MPFDPINLFHTKGATASPPKSTWHFKKNCDMVTLVRCAILICACLSALVGPRVCHAQWAQTNGWGGAGVGHGKRAFAKMSTCKPNPSVIQLISLLSKLETQRVRLCEMDILNKYRIR